A DNA window from Mycolicibacter terrae contains the following coding sequences:
- a CDS encoding L,D-transpeptidase produces MWTSVRSAIVVVGVAVTTVVAPPVTSSAAASQPPGGGVASIQPASGALVGVAHPVVVTFAAPVLDRRAAERTIAVRSTPAMTGTFEWVDDTEVHWVPDHYWPAHSTVALSVGKLSADFATGAKVVGVASISSHTFTVTVDDEEAGPLPAPHHRPHWGEDGVMPATMGKSDFPTPTGNYTVLAKERKVLMDSSSVGIPIDDPEGYRFDVEQAVRISRRGLYVHAAPWALHSLGLENVSHGCVGLSPTDAEWYFDRVNIGDPVIIKE; encoded by the coding sequence ATGTGGACATCGGTGCGCTCTGCAATTGTCGTTGTCGGGGTCGCCGTCACCACCGTGGTGGCCCCGCCGGTCACCAGTTCGGCGGCCGCCAGCCAACCACCCGGCGGCGGTGTCGCATCGATCCAGCCGGCGTCGGGCGCCCTCGTCGGCGTAGCGCACCCGGTGGTGGTGACGTTTGCCGCGCCGGTGCTCGACCGCCGCGCCGCCGAGCGCACCATCGCGGTGCGGTCGACCCCGGCCATGACCGGAACCTTCGAGTGGGTCGACGACACCGAGGTGCACTGGGTTCCCGACCACTACTGGCCGGCCCACAGCACCGTGGCGCTGTCGGTGGGCAAGCTCTCCGCCGACTTCGCCACGGGAGCAAAGGTGGTGGGTGTGGCCAGCATCTCCTCACACACCTTCACCGTAACCGTCGACGACGAGGAGGCCGGCCCCCTGCCGGCACCGCACCACCGCCCGCACTGGGGCGAGGACGGCGTCATGCCCGCCACCATGGGCAAGTCTGACTTCCCCACGCCGACAGGCAACTACACCGTGCTGGCCAAGGAGCGGAAGGTCCTGATGGACTCCAGTAGCGTCGGCATCCCGATCGACGACCCCGAGGGCTACCGCTTCGATGTCGAGCAGGCTGTGCGCATCTCTCGGCGCGGGCTCTACGTCCACGCCGCGCCCTGGGCGCTGCACTCACTGGGTCTGGAGAACGTCAGCCACGGCTGCGTCGGCCTGAGCCCCACCGACGCGGAATGGTATTTCGACCGGGTCAACATCGGCGACCCGGTGATCATCAAGGAATAG
- the gjpA gene encoding outer membrane porin GjpA, with protein sequence MWISITTALTGAGIAAVAPAAVAAPDVASRAVQLMADFDPFGPFADAFNAASANATAVAQFFLDAPAATLQQIIVNQLGELGADPQTYLQDVGVNFLFAVLAGTFIDPDQDEDDLDFINMLSAQTLDAAHHDLQLGLVGAEPSDFPAPDEPMPALIDLLSSPASGLLIGELGPLISPIVALANSVQAAVDDFGTDPTTAFQDLINIPAKVVDAYLNGTTVDLTALLPAIEQANILPLPDGASIDSLTLALGGLFSPGTTGALDDGVGGSIFNAIGLDISNVPGLGELDIAGVGVGPLAAMAELSQIIAQSIGWDGSGNPLDELGSLMF encoded by the coding sequence GTGTGGATCAGCATCACCACGGCCCTAACCGGGGCCGGTATCGCGGCCGTAGCGCCCGCGGCTGTTGCCGCGCCCGACGTCGCGTCCCGGGCGGTGCAGCTGATGGCTGATTTCGATCCCTTCGGCCCGTTTGCCGACGCCTTCAACGCCGCATCCGCGAACGCCACCGCGGTCGCTCAGTTCTTCCTCGACGCCCCAGCGGCGACGTTGCAACAGATCATCGTCAACCAGCTGGGCGAGCTCGGCGCAGATCCACAGACGTACCTGCAAGATGTCGGGGTCAACTTCTTGTTCGCGGTGCTCGCGGGCACCTTCATCGACCCAGACCAGGATGAAGATGACCTGGACTTCATCAATATGCTGTCAGCGCAGACCCTCGATGCGGCGCACCATGATCTGCAATTGGGACTGGTCGGCGCAGAGCCGTCTGATTTTCCGGCCCCGGACGAGCCGATGCCGGCACTCATCGACCTGTTGTCTTCACCGGCCAGTGGACTCCTCATCGGCGAGCTGGGCCCGCTGATCAGCCCAATAGTGGCGTTGGCCAACAGCGTTCAGGCAGCGGTGGACGATTTCGGCACCGACCCCACCACCGCCTTCCAAGACCTGATCAATATTCCGGCCAAGGTCGTCGATGCCTACTTGAACGGCACCACCGTCGATCTCACCGCATTGCTGCCGGCGATAGAACAAGCCAACATCCTGCCGTTGCCGGATGGCGCCAGCATCGACTCGCTGACCCTGGCCTTGGGCGGACTCTTCAGTCCGGGCACGACGGGTGCTCTCGACGACGGCGTCGGCGGCTCGATCTTCAACGCCATCGGTCTCGACATCAGTAACGTGCCGGGCCTCGGCGAGCTCGACATCGCCGGCGTCGGAGTGGGACCCCTTGCCGCCATGGCTGAGCTGTCCCAGATAATCGCCCAGTCGATCGGCTGGGACGGTTCGGGTAACCCGCTCGATGAGCTGGGCTCCCTGATGTTTTGA
- a CDS encoding YbdD/YjiX family protein has translation MGRPAAGLVRAARHFGWYWATLLGDNHYRRYLEYRRRAHPGEPVLSERDYWRRRYDADPGARCC, from the coding sequence GTGGGACGCCCGGCAGCCGGGCTAGTCCGGGCGGCCCGCCATTTCGGCTGGTACTGGGCTACTTTGCTGGGCGACAACCACTATCGCCGTTACCTGGAATACCGCCGGCGGGCTCATCCCGGCGAACCAGTGCTCTCCGAGCGGGACTACTGGCGGCGGCGTTATGACGCCGACCCCGGCGCGCGTTGCTGCTGA
- a CDS encoding carbon starvation CstA family protein produces MAAPTAPEVIERRDGPVTYLQTDPGLPPVAVVDHSPVSARHKLVFGALALVGAVAWALIAFARGESVNAVWFVVAALCTYIIGFRCYARLIERKIVQPRDEHATPAEIFEDGTDYLPTDRRVLFGHHFAAIAGAGPLVGPVLATQMGYLPGTIWIVIGAVVAGCVQDYLVLWCSTRRRGRSLGQMAREELGAVGGAAAIIGVLVIMVILIAVLALIVVRALAVSPWGVFSIAMTIPIALFMGIYLRYLRPGRVSEVSLIGIIALLGAVASGRWVAETSWGVAWFTLSPVTLSWCIIGYGFAASVLPVWLLLAPRDYLSTFMKVGTIVLLAVGILIAQPVMAAPAVSAFAHTGDGPVFAGSLFPFLFITIACGALSGFHSLIASGTTPKLLEKESQMRLIGYGGMLTESFVAVMALITASILDQHLFFTLNAPVASTGGTASSAADYVNGLGLGGPPVTGDQISEAAAAVGEQSIVSRTGGAPTLALGMADVLGRVFGGPGLKAFWYHFAIMFEALFILTTVDAGTRVARFMLSDALSNLGGPLRRLANPGWRLGAWACSVAVVAGWGSILLMGVTDPLGGINTLYPLFGIANQLLAAIALTVVTVIVIKRGRRTSGLKWALVPGIPLLWDLAVTMTASWQKIFSGDPRVGYWTQHFAYRAAERSGKTSFGSAADAQQLHDVVRNTFIQGSLSIVFASLVAVVFVTGLVVSLKAIRGSAPTTEAVPVLSRRFAPAGLVASAVEREVQAQWDARQPG; encoded by the coding sequence GTGGCCGCACCGACCGCGCCGGAGGTGATCGAGCGACGAGACGGCCCGGTGACCTACCTCCAGACCGACCCCGGCCTGCCGCCGGTAGCCGTGGTCGACCACTCCCCCGTCTCGGCCCGGCACAAACTGGTGTTCGGCGCGCTCGCGCTCGTCGGCGCGGTGGCCTGGGCACTGATCGCCTTCGCCCGCGGCGAGTCGGTGAACGCGGTGTGGTTCGTGGTGGCTGCGCTGTGCACGTATATCATCGGATTCCGCTGCTATGCAAGGCTTATCGAGCGCAAGATCGTACAGCCACGCGACGAGCATGCGACTCCCGCGGAGATCTTCGAGGACGGCACCGACTACCTGCCGACCGACCGGCGGGTGTTGTTCGGCCACCATTTCGCCGCGATCGCCGGCGCCGGCCCGCTGGTGGGCCCGGTGCTGGCCACGCAGATGGGCTACCTGCCGGGCACGATCTGGATCGTGATCGGCGCGGTGGTGGCCGGCTGCGTGCAGGACTACCTGGTGCTGTGGTGCTCTACCCGGCGCCGTGGCCGATCGCTGGGGCAGATGGCCCGCGAGGAACTCGGCGCCGTCGGCGGTGCCGCCGCGATCATCGGGGTGCTGGTGATCATGGTGATCCTGATCGCGGTGCTGGCACTGATCGTGGTGCGGGCGCTGGCGGTCAGCCCGTGGGGGGTGTTCTCCATCGCGATGACGATCCCGATCGCGCTGTTCATGGGGATCTATCTGCGCTACCTGCGGCCCGGCCGGGTTTCAGAAGTGTCCCTGATCGGCATCATCGCATTGCTGGGCGCCGTCGCATCCGGCCGGTGGGTTGCCGAAACATCTTGGGGGGTCGCGTGGTTCACCTTGTCTCCGGTGACGCTGTCGTGGTGCATCATCGGCTACGGCTTCGCCGCCTCGGTGCTGCCGGTGTGGTTGCTGCTGGCGCCGCGCGACTATCTGTCGACGTTCATGAAGGTCGGCACCATCGTGCTGCTGGCCGTCGGGATCCTGATCGCCCAGCCGGTGATGGCCGCTCCCGCTGTCTCGGCGTTCGCCCACACCGGCGACGGGCCGGTGTTCGCCGGCTCGCTGTTCCCGTTTCTGTTCATCACGATCGCATGCGGGGCGCTGTCGGGATTCCATTCGTTGATCGCCTCGGGCACCACGCCCAAGCTGCTGGAAAAAGAGAGCCAGATGCGGCTGATCGGCTACGGCGGCATGCTCACCGAGTCCTTCGTGGCGGTGATGGCCTTGATCACCGCGTCGATTCTGGACCAGCACCTGTTTTTCACCCTCAATGCTCCGGTCGCCTCGACCGGCGGCACCGCCTCAAGCGCCGCCGACTATGTCAACGGGCTCGGCCTCGGCGGCCCGCCGGTGACCGGCGATCAGATCAGCGAGGCCGCCGCCGCCGTCGGCGAGCAGTCGATCGTGTCACGCACCGGCGGGGCGCCGACCCTGGCGCTGGGAATGGCCGACGTGCTGGGAAGGGTTTTCGGCGGGCCGGGCCTCAAAGCGTTCTGGTATCACTTCGCGATCATGTTCGAGGCGCTGTTCATCCTCACCACCGTCGATGCAGGCACCCGGGTGGCCCGCTTCATGTTGTCTGATGCGCTGAGCAACCTTGGCGGACCGCTGCGCAGGCTGGCCAACCCGGGATGGCGTCTCGGAGCCTGGGCGTGCAGCGTGGCGGTGGTGGCCGGATGGGGTTCGATCCTGTTGATGGGGGTGACCGATCCGCTCGGCGGTATCAACACCCTCTACCCGCTGTTCGGTATCGCGAACCAGTTGCTGGCCGCGATCGCGCTGACCGTGGTGACGGTGATCGTGATCAAACGGGGCCGGCGCACCTCGGGCCTCAAGTGGGCACTGGTCCCGGGCATTCCGCTGTTGTGGGATCTCGCGGTCACCATGACGGCGTCGTGGCAGAAGATCTTCTCCGGCGATCCGCGGGTGGGCTACTGGACGCAGCACTTCGCCTACCGGGCCGCCGAGCGGTCCGGAAAGACCTCATTCGGGTCGGCGGCCGACGCGCAGCAATTACACGACGTCGTCCGCAACACCTTCATCCAGGGCAGCCTGTCGATCGTGTTCGCCAGCCTGGTCGCGGTGGTGTTCGTAACCGGACTCGTGGTCTCGCTCAAGGCGATTCGCGGGTCAGCGCCGACCACCGAAGCGGTGCCGGTATTGTCGCGGCGTTTCGCACCCGCCGGGCTGGTCGCGTCGGCGGTCGAGCGAGAGGTTCAGGCGCAGTGGGACGCCCGGCAGCCGGGCTAG
- a CDS encoding SDR family NAD(P)-dependent oxidoreductase has translation MEISGKKVVVVGGASGMGRATAELLASRGASVAVLDREGSEGKEVAAGFGGEFYPVDVTDFAGTEEVLKNAVEALGGLHVIVTTAGGGIAKRTLSKSGPHDLESFQSVVDLNLVGTFNISRLAAAHMSVNEPEDEERGVIINTASIAAFEGQIGQVAYTAAKAGIAGMCLTMARDLGSVGVRVLAIAPSLFATGLTKGIPDEFASALTKDAAFPKRLGRPEEYAKLVAAIVDNPMLNGQCLRLDAGQRFAPK, from the coding sequence ATGGAGATCAGTGGCAAGAAGGTCGTCGTCGTCGGTGGCGCCTCGGGGATGGGCCGGGCTACCGCGGAGCTGTTGGCGTCGCGCGGCGCCAGCGTGGCGGTGCTGGACCGGGAGGGTTCGGAGGGCAAAGAGGTGGCGGCCGGGTTCGGCGGGGAGTTCTACCCGGTTGACGTCACCGACTTCGCCGGCACCGAGGAGGTGCTCAAGAACGCGGTTGAGGCCCTGGGTGGCCTGCACGTCATCGTGACCACCGCCGGCGGCGGGATCGCCAAGCGCACGCTGTCCAAGTCCGGGCCGCACGACCTAGAATCGTTCCAGTCCGTCGTCGACCTCAACCTCGTCGGCACGTTCAACATCAGTCGGCTCGCCGCGGCGCACATGAGCGTCAACGAGCCCGAAGACGAGGAGCGCGGCGTCATCATCAACACCGCGTCGATCGCGGCGTTCGAGGGGCAGATCGGCCAGGTCGCCTACACCGCCGCCAAGGCGGGCATCGCCGGCATGTGCCTGACCATGGCCCGGGACCTCGGATCGGTGGGCGTCCGGGTGCTGGCGATCGCCCCCAGCCTGTTCGCCACCGGGCTGACCAAGGGCATCCCAGACGAGTTCGCCAGCGCCCTGACCAAGGATGCGGCGTTCCCCAAGCGGCTCGGGCGCCCGGAGGAGTATGCCAAGCTGGTTGCCGCCATCGTCGACAACCCGATGCTCAACGGGCAGTGCCTGCGGCTCGACGCCGGGCAGCGGTTCGCACCCAAGTAA
- a CDS encoding acyl-CoA dehydrogenase encodes MGIAVTDDHRELAEVARGFLTAQKARAAARALLDAADEGRPPFWDELAALGWLGLHVGEEYGGSGFGLPELVVVIEELGRAVAPGPFVPTVIASAVIAAAGAGDQQARLLPGLIDGSVTAGVGLAGDVVLDGGVASGDAGVVLGAGLADVLLVAAGEDVLVLERDRAGVSVDVPGNLDPTRRSGRVTLTGVGVSADDILVGARESALARARVLLAAEAVGGAADCTDAAVEYAKVREQFGRTIATFQAIKHHCANMLVGAESATAAVWDAARADGEDEFAFRLAAAVAATLAFPAYVRNAELNIQVHGGIGYTWEHDAHLQLRRALTVQALFGGDAPAQAVFESAAAGITRANSLDLPPEAEELRTQIRADAAEIAALGGDDQLDRLIATGYVMPHWPKPWGRAADAVEQLVIEQEFSAAGVQRPDYSITGWVILTLIQQGTDWQIERFVEKALRQEEIWCQLFSEPDAGSDAAAVKTKATRVEGGWKINGQKVWTSGAHLCRRGLATVRTDFEVPKHAGITMVIIDMKAPGVQVRPLRQITGGSEFNEVFFNDVFVPDEDVVGEVNEGWKVARATLGNERVSIGGGGSFTAGIDQQLIALAQRGRQSVADAAVRIGRFVADEHALRLLNLRRVARSIAGAGPGPEGNVTKLRLAEHMGDGAAIGAALLGPDVALDDGPGALAGRMVMGARGIAIAGGTSEVTRNQIAERILGMPRDPLIK; translated from the coding sequence ATGGGCATCGCAGTAACCGACGACCATCGCGAACTGGCCGAGGTGGCCCGCGGGTTCCTGACCGCCCAGAAGGCCCGCGCGGCGGCGCGTGCGCTGCTGGACGCCGCAGATGAAGGCAGGCCACCGTTCTGGGACGAACTGGCCGCACTGGGCTGGCTGGGCCTGCATGTCGGCGAGGAGTACGGCGGCTCGGGTTTCGGGCTGCCCGAGCTGGTGGTGGTGATCGAGGAGCTGGGCCGGGCGGTGGCGCCGGGGCCGTTCGTTCCGACCGTCATCGCCTCGGCGGTGATCGCCGCCGCCGGCGCCGGCGACCAGCAGGCCCGCCTGCTTCCCGGACTGATCGACGGTTCCGTCACCGCCGGCGTGGGTCTGGCCGGTGATGTCGTCTTGGACGGTGGCGTGGCCTCCGGGGACGCCGGGGTGGTGCTGGGCGCGGGCCTGGCCGATGTGCTGCTGGTGGCAGCCGGCGAAGATGTGCTGGTGCTCGAGCGGGACCGGGCCGGGGTCAGCGTCGATGTGCCGGGCAACCTCGACCCGACCCGCCGGTCCGGTCGGGTGACGCTGACCGGTGTCGGGGTGAGCGCCGACGACATCCTGGTCGGCGCCCGCGAGTCGGCGCTGGCGCGCGCCCGGGTGCTGTTGGCCGCCGAGGCGGTGGGCGGCGCGGCCGACTGCACCGATGCTGCCGTCGAGTACGCCAAGGTGCGCGAGCAGTTCGGCCGGACCATCGCCACCTTCCAGGCCATCAAGCACCATTGCGCCAACATGCTGGTCGGCGCCGAGTCGGCCACCGCCGCGGTGTGGGATGCCGCGCGCGCCGACGGGGAAGACGAGTTCGCCTTCCGGTTGGCCGCCGCGGTGGCCGCCACGCTGGCGTTCCCCGCCTACGTGCGCAACGCCGAGCTCAACATCCAGGTGCACGGCGGTATCGGCTACACCTGGGAACACGACGCCCACCTGCAGCTGCGCCGCGCCCTGACGGTGCAGGCGCTGTTCGGCGGCGACGCACCGGCCCAGGCCGTCTTCGAGAGCGCTGCGGCCGGCATCACCCGGGCCAACAGCCTGGACCTGCCGCCCGAGGCCGAGGAACTGCGTACGCAGATCCGCGCCGACGCCGCGGAGATCGCCGCGCTGGGTGGCGACGACCAGCTGGACCGGCTGATCGCGACCGGCTACGTGATGCCGCACTGGCCCAAGCCGTGGGGCCGGGCCGCCGACGCGGTCGAGCAGTTGGTGATCGAGCAGGAGTTCAGTGCCGCCGGTGTCCAGCGGCCCGATTACTCGATCACCGGCTGGGTGATCCTGACGCTGATCCAGCAGGGCACCGACTGGCAGATCGAGAGGTTCGTGGAGAAGGCACTGCGTCAGGAGGAGATCTGGTGCCAGCTGTTCTCCGAGCCCGACGCGGGCTCGGATGCCGCCGCGGTCAAGACCAAGGCGACCCGGGTCGAGGGCGGCTGGAAGATCAACGGCCAGAAGGTGTGGACCTCCGGTGCGCATCTGTGCCGGCGCGGCCTGGCTACCGTGCGTACCGATTTCGAGGTGCCCAAGCACGCCGGCATCACCATGGTGATCATCGACATGAAGGCGCCCGGGGTGCAGGTGCGACCGTTGCGTCAGATCACCGGTGGTTCGGAGTTCAACGAGGTCTTCTTCAACGATGTATTCGTGCCCGACGAGGACGTCGTCGGCGAGGTCAACGAAGGCTGGAAGGTGGCCCGGGCCACCCTGGGCAATGAGCGGGTCAGCATCGGTGGGGGCGGCTCCTTCACCGCCGGGATCGACCAGCAGCTGATCGCGCTGGCCCAGCGGGGCAGGCAGTCGGTGGCCGATGCTGCGGTGCGGATCGGCCGGTTCGTCGCCGACGAGCACGCATTGCGGCTGCTGAACCTGCGCCGGGTGGCACGCAGCATCGCCGGCGCCGGCCCAGGGCCGGAGGGTAACGTCACCAAACTCAGGCTCGCCGAGCACATGGGCGACGGCGCGGCGATCGGGGCGGCGCTGCTGGGTCCCGACGTCGCCCTGGACGACGGGCCGGGTGCGCTGGCCGGCCGGATGGTGATGGGGGCGCGCGGTATCGCGATCGCCGGCGGTACTTCGGAGGTGACGCGTAACCAGATCGCCGAGCGGATTCTGGGGATGCCTCGCGATCCGCTGATCAAGTAG
- the poxB gene encoding ubiquinone-dependent pyruvate dehydrogenase, with amino-acid sequence MATVADHVIATLERSGVHRVYGIPGDSLNGFTDAIRRAGDFSWELVRHEETAAFAAAADAALTGGLAVCAGSCGPGNLHLINGLFDAQRSRVPVLAIAAHIPLAEIGSDYFQETHPQNLFRECSVYCELVSTPEQAPRILELAMRAAVEENGVAVVVVPGEILSSRVDDTAWGSRPVLPSGSVCRPDERSLSAAAVMLNAADNVTILAGAGVAGAHDQVIDLARTLAAPIVHALRGKEYIEYDNPHDVGMTGLLGFASGYKAIREADVLLMLGTDFPYQQFYPERAKIIQVDIRGRNLGRRTPIDLGLLGTVADAVAALRPLLVNKDDRTHLDRSLGHYRKTRKRLDALASNDRDRTPIRPEYVAAVANRLAADNAVFTVDVGSPVVWAARYVTMNGRRRLIGSFNHGTMACALPHAIGAQTVDRERQVVALAGDGGLAMLFGELLTLAQNRLPVKVIVFNNSSLNFVELEMKAAGIVNFGTGLHNPDFGAVASALGMFGRRVEQPGDLEAALADAFGYDGPAVVDVVTARQELSIPPAITAEQAKGFSLYAIRTILAGRGEELLDLVTTNVARRILN; translated from the coding sequence ATGGCAACCGTCGCCGACCATGTCATCGCCACCCTCGAACGCAGCGGGGTGCATCGCGTCTACGGGATCCCGGGGGACAGCCTCAACGGCTTCACCGATGCGATCCGGCGGGCCGGCGACTTCAGCTGGGAGCTGGTACGCCACGAGGAGACCGCGGCGTTCGCCGCCGCCGCCGACGCCGCGCTGACCGGTGGGCTGGCGGTGTGCGCCGGCAGCTGCGGCCCCGGCAACCTGCACCTGATCAACGGTCTGTTCGACGCCCAGCGCAGCCGGGTGCCGGTGCTGGCGATTGCCGCCCACATCCCGCTTGCCGAGATCGGTTCGGACTACTTCCAGGAAACCCACCCGCAGAACCTGTTCCGCGAGTGCAGTGTCTACTGCGAACTGGTCAGCACCCCCGAGCAGGCGCCGCGCATCCTGGAACTGGCGATGCGCGCCGCGGTCGAGGAGAACGGGGTCGCGGTGGTGGTCGTGCCCGGCGAGATCCTCTCCAGCCGGGTCGACGACACCGCCTGGGGATCACGTCCGGTGCTGCCCTCCGGGTCGGTATGCCGTCCCGACGAGCGCAGCCTGAGTGCCGCGGCGGTCATGCTCAACGCCGCGGACAACGTCACGATCCTGGCCGGTGCCGGGGTGGCCGGCGCCCATGACCAGGTCATCGACCTGGCGCGCACGCTGGCGGCGCCGATAGTGCACGCGTTGCGCGGCAAGGAGTACATCGAGTACGACAACCCCCACGACGTCGGCATGACCGGGCTGCTCGGATTCGCCTCCGGTTACAAGGCGATCAGGGAAGCCGATGTGCTGCTGATGCTCGGCACCGATTTTCCCTACCAGCAGTTCTATCCCGAGCGCGCGAAGATCATCCAGGTAGACATCCGTGGCCGAAACCTGGGACGACGCACCCCGATCGATCTCGGACTGCTGGGTACGGTGGCCGACGCCGTCGCCGCGCTGCGCCCGTTGTTGGTGAACAAGGACGACCGCACCCATCTGGACCGGTCGCTGGGGCACTACCGCAAGACCCGCAAGCGGTTGGACGCGCTGGCGTCCAATGATCGCGACCGTACCCCGATTCGTCCCGAATACGTTGCCGCGGTGGCGAATCGGCTGGCGGCTGACAACGCTGTGTTCACCGTCGACGTCGGATCCCCGGTGGTGTGGGCGGCACGCTACGTGACCATGAACGGACGCCGAAGACTGATCGGGTCGTTCAACCACGGCACCATGGCGTGTGCGTTGCCGCACGCGATCGGCGCGCAGACGGTCGACCGCGAACGGCAGGTCGTCGCCTTGGCCGGCGACGGCGGGCTGGCGATGCTGTTCGGGGAGCTGCTGACGTTGGCGCAGAATCGGTTGCCGGTCAAGGTGATCGTGTTCAACAACTCGTCGCTGAACTTCGTCGAGCTGGAGATGAAGGCCGCCGGTATCGTCAACTTCGGCACCGGCCTGCACAATCCGGACTTCGGCGCCGTCGCGAGCGCGCTGGGCATGTTCGGGCGCCGGGTGGAGCAGCCCGGCGACCTGGAAGCCGCCCTCGCCGACGCGTTCGGTTATGACGGACCAGCAGTGGTCGACGTGGTCACGGCCCGACAGGAACTGTCGATTCCGCCGGCGATCACCGCCGAGCAGGCCAAGGGATTCTCGTTGTATGCGATCAGAACCATCCTCGCCGGCCGCGGCGAGGAGCTGCTCGATCTGGTGACCACCAATGTCGCCCGGCGCATTCTGAATTGA
- a CDS encoding 2-isopropylmalate synthase, with protein sequence MTTASFADQFRVPLPRDLREQAARLSWDGFVSTYGRAAGPLTLSRWRCLDAERPAARLGPQGRTYQANIAVRGVNGTCTAAAPGPLAALTTMLHDRGITLEILGFHQLRCGTETATFIHGSNGRGAAWAVGVAPDAGCSALDAVITCANRLLTAR encoded by the coding sequence ATGACCACAGCATCGTTCGCCGACCAATTCCGGGTTCCGCTCCCACGTGACCTGCGCGAGCAGGCCGCGCGGCTGTCGTGGGACGGCTTCGTCTCCACCTATGGCCGCGCCGCCGGGCCGCTGACGCTGAGCCGATGGCGCTGCCTGGACGCTGAGCGCCCCGCCGCCCGACTGGGGCCGCAGGGCCGCACCTACCAGGCGAATATCGCCGTCCGCGGCGTGAACGGCACCTGCACGGCCGCGGCGCCCGGACCGCTGGCCGCGCTCACCACGATGCTGCATGACCGCGGGATCACACTGGAAATCTTGGGTTTCCACCAGCTTCGGTGCGGGACCGAGACGGCCACGTTCATCCACGGCTCGAACGGGCGCGGTGCGGCGTGGGCCGTCGGCGTTGCGCCCGATGCCGGGTGCTCCGCGCTGGACGCGGTCATCACCTGTGCCAACCGGTTGCTGACGGCCCGATGA